A stretch of Halomonas elongata DSM 2581 DNA encodes these proteins:
- a CDS encoding Grx4 family monothiol glutaredoxin, whose protein sequence is MSTTVENIQRQISENPILIYMKGTPQLPQCGFSAQTVQALMACGERFAFVNVLDNPDIRAELPKVANWPTFPQLWVEGELVGGCDIVVEMYENGELETLIKETAAKHQDDEQPEG, encoded by the coding sequence ATGAGCACCACTGTCGAGAACATCCAGCGGCAGATCAGCGAAAACCCGATCCTGATCTACATGAAGGGCACGCCCCAGTTGCCACAATGCGGTTTCTCCGCCCAGACCGTTCAGGCCCTGATGGCCTGCGGCGAGCGCTTCGCCTTCGTCAACGTGCTGGACAACCCGGACATCCGCGCCGAGCTGCCCAAGGTGGCCAACTGGCCGACCTTCCCGCAACTGTGGGTGGAAGGCGAGCTGGTCGGCGGCTGCGACATCGTCGTCGAGATGTATGAGAACGGCGAGCTCGAGACCTTGATCAAGGAAACCGCCGCCAAGCATCAGGACGACGAGCAGCCTGAAGGCTGA